A stretch of the Capsicum annuum cultivar UCD-10X-F1 chromosome 8, UCD10Xv1.1, whole genome shotgun sequence genome encodes the following:
- the LOC107879046 gene encoding uncharacterized protein LOC107879046 has product MEEVKKWLPLPFPQKYIKAKEDALFKKFSDTFKELHINLPLLDVLHSMPKYLRDVVAKKVKLQDVGAITFTKECNTIMTQKIPKKLKDQGKFSIPIQIGSKDVHALSDLGKSINLMPLSLFEKLGLGKLRSTTVILQIADDSMAYPKGIIEDILIKVDEQVPIILRRPVLETGGALIDVREGTLKMRVDYEEMVFDIYKTLIKNSFYTDLCMINVLEKDECGVPKPLKTSSDYLVEWPKMKPPFSNMLKGKRGLKE; this is encoded by the exons ATGGAAGAAGTGAAGAAGTGGCtgccactacccttccctcaaaagtacataaaagcaaaggaggatgcatTGTTCAAAAAGTTTAGTGACACATTCAAAGAGTTGCATATAAATTTACCTTTGCTAGATGTTTTGCATAGTATgccaaagtacttgagggatgtggtggcgAAGAAGGTAAAATTGCAAGATGTGGGAGCAATAACATTCACTAAAGAGTGTAACACTATCATGACacaaaaaatccctaagaaattgaaagatcaaggGAAGTTTTccatccctattcaaattgggagtaaaGATGTTCACGCATTGAGTGATTTAGgtaaaagtataaatttgatgcccctatctctgTTTGAAaaattgggcttgggaaagcTAAGATCGACCACTGTGATTTTGCAGATAGCAGATGACTCTATGGCATATCCAAAAGGGATAATTGAGGATAtactcataaaggttg ACGAACAAGTACCAATTATTTTGAGACGCCCAGTCTTAGAGACCGGAGGGgctttgattgatgttagagaaggcacactcaaGATGAGGGTAGATTATGAAGAgatggtatttgatatttacaaGACCCTCATTAAGAATTCCTTCTATAcagatttatgcatgatcaatgTGTTGGAAAAGGATGAGTGTGGGGTGCCTAAGCCACTAAAGACCTCTTCCGACTACCTAGTTGAGTGGCCTAAGATGAAACCACCATTTTCCAAcatgttgaaaggtaaaagaggtCTGAAAGAGTGA